In one Conger conger chromosome 5, fConCon1.1, whole genome shotgun sequence genomic region, the following are encoded:
- the LOC133128042 gene encoding C-C motif chemokine 20-like, whose protein sequence is MAHFNLSTVCLMLLLSLSLFSVQANTACCTKYSRGELPLEYIKGFSIQADHGKCNINAVIFLTMKGRKVCANPTNEWVMDRIQQLRAVVQRMTKK, encoded by the exons ATGGCCCACTTCAACCTGTCTACAGTCTGCCTGATGCTTCTTCTATCTCTCAGTCTCTTCAGTGTGCAGGCAAATACAG CATGCTGCACTAAATACTCACGTGGTGAATTACCACTGGAATACATAAAGGGCTTCTCCATTCAAGCTGACCATGGCAAGTGCAACATCAATGCAGTCAT TTTCCTCACCATGAAAGGCAGAAAGGTGTGTGCTAACCCTACCAATGAGTGGGTGATGGACAGGATCCAGCAACTAAG GGCCGTGGTTCAAAGAATGACCAAGAAGTGA
- the LOC133127945 gene encoding C-C motif chemokine 20-like, with protein MAQFNLPTVCMLLLLSLGLFSVLADTACCTTYSQGILPKRFIKGFSIQDNHGKCHINAIIFLTLKDRKVCADPTQGWVTDAIKHLRSTVQEMTRNGSPMQSQ; from the exons ATGGCCCAGTTTAATCTGCCCACGGTCTGCATGCTGCTTCTCCTGTCTCTCGGTCTCTTCAGTGTGCTGGCAGATACAG CATGCTGCACTACATATTCACAAGGTATATTGCCGAAAAGATTTATTAAGGGCTTTTCCATTCAAGACAACCATGGCAAGTGCCACATCAATGCAATTAT TTTCCTCACCTTGAAAGACAGAAAGGTGTGCGCTGACCCTACCCAAGGCTGGGTGACGGACGCGATCAAACATCTGAG GAGCACAGTCCAAGAAATGACCAGGAACGGCAGCCCAATGCAGAGTCAATGA